A genomic region of Botrytis cinerea B05.10 chromosome 9, complete sequence contains the following coding sequences:
- the Bcgad1 gene encoding Bcgad1: MSLARHVDPDQIIQNLQNMHMKEAGQKHVHTNGGTSHITPYSTRYASKQEISKFEIPKDGAPADAVHQMLKDELDLDGRPNLNLASFVGTYMETHAEQLMFENISKNMSDADEYPAMMQMHTRCVSIIANLWGAQKGEKAIGSATTGSSEAIHLGGLAMKRRWQEKREAEGKDKSKPNIIMGSNAQVALEKFARYFEVEARILPVSEKSNFRLDPELVKDNIDENTIGIFVILGSTYTGHYEPVEEISKILDDYEAKTGVDIPIHVDAASGGFVAPFTHAQAGGPKWNFELPRVKSINTSGHKFGLVYAGVGWIIWRDESYLPKHLVFELHYLGGTEESYTLNFSRPGAQVIAQYYNLIHLGFNGYRQIMENCMSNARLLSKSLESTGWYTCVSDIHRKKGEHTFQGLSAPVFSKEDETSADYNAGLPVVAFRFSDEFKKEFPHIEQETISNLLRAKQYIIPNYPLPPNEEKTEILRVVVRESMSFDLLDRLISDICSTTQNLIDNDTQDLSILSKQLTKGHGSAEKTHGSVGHKHGKGQGKGGNRPMSHGVHRAVC, from the exons ATGTCTCTCGCACGCCAT GTCGACCCGGATCAGATCATCCAAAATCTACAGAATATGCATATGAAAGAAGCGGGCCAAAAGCATGTACATACCAATGGTGGAACCTCTCATATTACTCCATACTCGACTCGATATGCTTCCAAACAAGAAATTTCTAAGTTTGAAATACCAAAAGATGGTGCCCCAGCAGATGCTGTTCACCAAATGTTGAAGGATGAATTAGATCTCGATGGCCGACCTAATTTAAATTTGGCAAG TTTTGTGGGTACATACATGGAAACTCATGCCGAACAATTAATGTTCgagaatatttcaaagaatATGTCCGATGCAGACGAATATCCAGCAATGATGCAAATGCATACCCGATGTGTTTCTATCATCGCTAATCTTTGGGGAGCAcaaaagggagagaaagCTATTGGATCTGCAACAACTGGTTCTTCAGAAGCTATCCACCTTGGTGGTTTAGCTATGAAGAGACGTTGGCAAGAAAAGCGTGAGGCTGAAGGAAAAGATAAATCCAAGCCAAATATCATCATGGGATCGAATGCTCAAGTAGCTCTTGAGAAATTCGCCAGATACTTTGAGGTCGAGGCTAGAATTCTTCCTGTTTCTGAAAAGTCAAACTTCAGACTTGATCCGGAATTGGTCAAGGATAATATTGATGAGAATACCATTGGTATTTTTGTTATTCTAGGAAGTACATACACCGGTCATTATGAACCGGTTGaagaaatttccaaaattttAGATGATTATGAAGCCAAGACTGGAGTCGATATCCCAATTCATGTCGACGCTGCATCCGGAGGCTTTGTAGCTCCATTCACCCATGCTCAAGCTGGTGGTCCAAAGTGGAACTTTGAGCTCCCACGAGTCAAATCCATCAACACATCCGGTCACAAATTCGGTCTCGTGTACGCAGGTGTAGGCTGGATCATCTGGCGCGATGAGTCTTACCTTCCCAAACATCTTGTCTTCGAACTCCATTATCTAGGTGGAACAGAAGAATCCTACACTCTTAACTTTTCTCGACCAGGTGCTCAAGTTATCGCTCAGTACTATAACCTCATTCATCTCGGTTTCAATGGGTATCGTCAAATCATGGAAAACTGCATGAGCAACGCCCGtcttctttcaaaatctctcGAAAGCACTGGATGGTATACATGCGTCTCCGACATTCATCGCAAGAAAGGCGAACACACATTCCAAGGCCTAAGTGCCCCAGTCTTCAGCAAAGAAGACGAAACCTCCGCTGATTACAACGCCGGTCTCCCCGTCGTCGCTTTCCGTTTCTCAGACGAATTTAAGAAAGAATTTCCACATATCGAACAAGAAACCATCTCAAATCTCCTCCGCGCTAAGCAATATATTATCCCTAACTATCCCCTTCCTCCCAACGAAGAAAAGACTGAGATTCTCAGAGTGGTGGTTAGAGAGAGTATGAGCTTTGATCTGTTGGATAGATTGATCTCGGATATTTGTTCCACGACACAAAACTTAATTGATAATGATACGCAGGATCTGAGCATTTTGAGTAAACAGTTAACTAAGGGACACGGAAGCGCGGAGAAGACTCATGGAAGTGTGGGACACAAGCATGGAAAGGGACAAGGAAAGGGTGGAAACAGACCAATGAGTCATGGAGTACATAGAGCGGTTTGCTAG
- the Bcpth2 gene encoding Bcpth2 → MADMRAPPTPTAMLIGTAIIAGLSGYMIGIASSLGFFPIPFMPRAPKERGIANYDDEEESEEEDIDASILDHAPNWSNGLEADRRDGLRATQNETAKKSEKKQEKSERGPVDTGEECKLVLVVRTDLGMTKGKIAAQCSHATLACYKTISRQPANSLILRRWEREGQAKVALQVKSEDELQILQAQAISLGVVAEQIADAGRTQIASGSHTVLGIGPAPKSVIDQITGKLKLL, encoded by the exons ATGGCAGATATGCGTGCACCACCCACTCCCACGGCCATGCTAATCGGCACCGCCATCATAGCCGGTCTCAGTGGATATATGATTGGAATTGCGTCTAGTCTTGGATTCTTCCCAATCCCTTTCATGCCGCGAGCACCCAAGGAACGAGGAATCGCGAATTACGacgatgaggaagaaagtgaggaggaagatatCGATGCCTCTATATTAGACCATGCGCCCAACTGGTCCAATGGGTTAGAAGCCGATAGACGAGATGGATTGCGAGCAACGCAAAACGAGACTGCGAAAAAGAGTGAGAAGAAGCAGGAGAAGAGTGAGCGCGGACCCGTGGACACCGGAGAAGAATGTAAATTAGTCTTGGTTGTGAGAACGGATTTGGGCATGACAAAAG GAAAAATCGCCGCACAATGTTCCCACGCCACTCTCGCCTGCTACAAAACTATCTCTCGCCAGCCTGCCAATTCATTGATTCTTCGACGCTGGGAACGGGAAGGCCAGGCAAAGGTCGCGCTACAAGTAAAGTCTGAAGACGAATTGCAAATCCTACAGGCGCAAGCTATTAGCTTGGGGGTTGTGGCCGAGCAGATTGCGGACGCGGGTAGAACGCAAATTGCGAGTGGGAGCCATACTGTTTTGGGAATTGGTCCCGCGCCAAAGAGCGTTATTGATCAGATCACTGGAAAATTAAAGTTATTGTAG
- the Bcyif1 gene encoding Bcyif1 yields the protein MQRPNYGNFPPANSPPLHHPVPQHVSTVPQLRSPPPPMPQQQHQSSYGNPYQPQAQGNAGAFGAYGGFINDPTAQMGFQVGQTALKHGTEYVEQNFNRYVNVSALKHYFNVSNGYVVNKLFLVLFPWRHKPWSRKQSIGPSGQEGWFLPPRDDLNSPDMYIPVMALVTYILLFTLLAGLRGAFQPELLGSTAGWAFFIVFIEILGLKLGCYLLSISNESQLLDLVAYSGYKFVGVIATLVVSEIINGGKGTGGWIGWTVFSYTFLANALFLLRSLKYVLLPENATDERGTMQTVARSQKSRRTQFLFIYSYPVQLIFMWGLTRA from the exons ATGCAAAGACCAAACTATGGGAATTTCCCTCCAGCAaactctcctcctctccatcacCCAGTGCCTCAACATGTCTCTACAGTCCCCCAGCTACGATCACCACCTCCCCCAATGCCACAACAACAGCATCAATCAAGCTATGGAAACCCGTATCAACCTCAAGCTCAAGGGAATGCTGGCGCATTCGGCGCATATGGAGGCTTCATAAACGATCCTACGGCGCAAATGGGATTCCAAGTTGGACAAACAGCTTTAAAACATGGAACAGAATATGTGGAACAAAAC TTTAATCGATATGTCAATGTTTCGGCGCTGAAACATTACTTCAACGTCTCTAATGGATATGTGGTCAACAAGCTATTTTTAGTCCTATTTCCATGGAGACATAAGCCTTGGTCAAGGAAACAATCGATTGGCCCCAGTGGTCAAGAGGGGTGGTTTTTGCCTCCAAGAGATGATCTCAATAGTCCAGATATGTATATTCCAG TAATGGCACTTGTAACTTATATCCTCCTTTTCACACTTCTAGCCGGCCTTAGAGGAGCTTTTCAACCCGAACTTCTTGGATCAACGGCAGGATGGGCATTCTTCATTGTGTTTATTGAAATTCTGGGATTGAAGCTTGGATGTTACCTCCTATCAATTTCCAATGAATCTCAGCTACTCGATTTAGTCGCCTACTCTGGATATAAGTTCGTTGGAGTTATTGCCACCTTAGTTGTCAGTGAGATCATCAATGGTGGAAAGGGAACTGGCGGTTGGATTGGGTGGACTGTCTTCAGTTACACTTTTCTCGCCAACGCTTTGTTTCTG TTGCGATCCTTAAAATACGTATTACTTCCCGAAAATGCAACTGATGAGCGAGGGACCATGCAAACCGTTGCACGCTCGCAGAAGAGCCGAAGGAcacaatttctttttatctacTCATACCCTGTACAATTGATCTTCATGTGGGGACTTACAAGAGCGTGA
- the Bcsrp101 gene encoding Bcsrp101, with protein MLDTFEILTTSGVVLWSKQFSPVSPAIINSLITNVFIEERTLPGAGVADDISAASNPPFKHDQHTLKWTTCKELGLIFVVVYRSLLHLSWIDKLVDNVKTIFVDLYGDQLRKPHTTVVECPFDEYFDQQVRELEKSALNQDARVAEASAFEESIPLISTTSDNEPPPMPGLPSRGQSKNNVKDTPSPESTPLGTPNSRPSTPASHILSAKAGPGGKVSRRARKAAQTPTYTSSGDESHRKSRSVKTGPKKGRKWDADGMADEDSDTPLDYSAPANGATSGEDEARPGGVEGVEQTSWGSKTGKGQFVLKDLEDEVHSILDSANAKKAESSAPAAGLVGSSFSAIGGLFRNVVGGKTLTKEDLDKAMKGMEDHLLRKNVAREAAMRLCEGVERELIGVKTGNFESVQTRIATAMEASLRKILTPTSSLDLLREIDSIVSPPALSLKKKRPYVMSIVGVNGVGKSTNLSKICYFLLQNKYKVLVVACDTFRSGAVEQLAVHVRNLKELTTREGGQVELYQKGYGKDAANVAKDSVSFAAQEGYDVVLIDTAGRRHNDQRLMSSLEKFAKFAQPDKILMVGEALVGTDSVAQARNFNAAFGQGRSLDGFIISKCDTVGDMVGTLVSMVHATNVPVLFVGVGQHYSDLRNLSVKWAVEKLMAGN; from the exons ATGTTGGATACTTTTGAGATCCTTACTACTTCTGGAGTGGTGCTCTGGTCGAAACAATTTTCCCCCGTCAGCCCTGCCATTATTAACAGCCTTATTACGAATGTCTTCATTGAAGAACGAACCTTACCCGGTGCCGGTGTTGCAGATGATATCTCAGCTGCGAGTAATCCTCCTTTCAAACATGATCAGCATACTTTGAAATGGACGACGTGCAAAGAATTGGGCTTAATATTTGTG GTTGTGTACAGGTCATTGCTGCATCTCTCATGGATTGACAAATTGGTGGATAATGTCAAAACGATTTTCGTGGACTTATATGGTGATCAATTGAGAAAGCCACACACAACTGTTGTCGAATGTCCTTTCGATGAATATTTCGACCAACAAGTACGTGAGTTGGAGAAGAGTGCTCTGAATCAAGATGCTAGAGTTGCAGAAGCTTCTGCATTTGAAGAGTCCATCCCATTGATCTCTACGACCTCGGACAATGAGCCTCCGCCAATGCCTGGATTACCCTCGAGAG GCCAATCAAAGAATAATGTCAAAGATACCCCTTCTCCCGAATCGACTCCTCTTGGAACACCTAATTCGCGACCAAGTACACCTGCGAGCCACATATTGAGCGCGAAAGCAGGACCGGGCGGAAAAGTTTCTCGAAGAGCTAGAAAGGCAGCCCAAACCCCTACGTATACTTCATCCGGCGACGAGTCTCACAGAAAGAGTAGGAGTGTAAAAACTGGAccaaagaaaggaaggaagtggGATGCAGACGGAATGGCAGATGAGGATAGTGATACCCCCCTCGACTATTCTGCGCCCGCAAACGGAGCTACTTCTGGGGAGGACGAGGCTCGTCCGGGTGGCGTAGAGGGAGTTGAACAAACCTCGTGGGGTTCGAAGACTGGAAAGGGGCAGTTCGTGTTGAAGGATCTTGAAGACGAAGTCCATTCGATTTTAGATTCCGCGAATGCGAAGAAGGCGGAATCTAGCGCCCCAGCAGCTGGCCTGGTAGGATCTAGTTTCAGCGCTATTGGAGGATTATTTAGAAATGTTGTTGGAGGAAAGACTTTGACTAAGGAAGATTTGGATAAAGCCATGAAGGGAATGGAGGACCATTTATTACGAAAGAACGTCGCAAGAGAAGCCGCGATGAGATTATGCGAGGGTGTAGAACGGGAATTAATAGGAGTGAAGACCGGAAATTTTGAGA GTGTCCAAACAAGAATTGCAACAGCCATGGAGGCCTCACTAAGAAAAATTCTGACTCCTACCTCATCCCTTGATCTCCTTCGAGAAATCGATTCTATTGTCTCACCTCCAGCTTTGtcgttgaagaaaaagaggccATATGTCATGTCCATTGTCGGAGTGAATGGCGTTGGTAAATCCACAAATCTATCCAAGATCTGTTACTTCCTTCTACAAAACAAGTACAAAGTCCTCGTCGTAGCTTGCGACACCTTCAGGTCCGGAGCCGTCGAACAATTAGCCGTTCACGTACGAAATCTAAAGGAACTCACCACCAGAGAAGGTGGCCAAGTAGAACTATATCAAAAAGGCTACGGAAAAGACGCTGCAAACGTAGCCAAAGATTCCGTCTCCTTCGCTGCTCAGGAAGGTTACGATGTAGTCCTCATTGATACAGCCGGGCGACGTCACAACGATCAGCGACTCATGTCCTCGCTTGAAAAATTCGCTAAATTCGCTCAACCGGATAAAATCCTCATGGTAGGCGAAGCACTTGTTGGCACAGATTCAGTCGCGCAAGCAAGAAACTTCAATGCGGCGTTTGGTCAGGGCAGGTCGTTGGATGGGTTCATCATCAGTAAATGCGATACCGTGGGGGATATGGTGGGCACCCTGGTTAGCATGGTGCATGCTACGAATGTACCTGTGCTGTTTGTGGGTGTAGGTCAGCATTATAGTGATTTGAGGAATTTGAGCGTTAAATGGGCGGTGGAGAAATTGATGGCCGGGAATTAG